A segment of the Cellvibrio sp. KY-YJ-3 genome:
TCAAACAAACAAATACCGGTAGCGACCGAAACATTCAAACTGCTCACTGTGCCGGCCATCGGAATATTCATTAAATGATCGCAGGTGTCTTGTGTAAGCCGGCGCAAACCATCTCCTTCAGCCCCCATTAAAATACCAATTGGCCCCTTGAGGTTGGATTGGTAAATAGAATGCTCCGCGTCGCCCGCCGCACCAAATAACCAGATGCCTTTTTCCTGCAATTTTTTCAGGGTACGCGCCAAATTAGTCACGGGCACAAAAGGTAAAACCTCGGCGGCACCGCATGCCACTTTGCGCGCAATCGGCGTGAGGCCAGCGGATTTATCTTTTGGCGCAATGACCGCATGCACACCCGCCGCTTCCGCTGAACGCATGCAGGCGCCCAAATTATGCGGGTCAGTGACACCATCCAGAATTAATAAAAACGCAGGCTCATTGAGATTATCAAGCAAATTAAACAACCAGGTTTCGTCGTAGGTTTCGCCGGGTGTGCATACCGCCACCACCCCCTGATGATTTTCATCGCTCACCAACTCATCCAGTTTATTGCGATTAACCACCTGGCAGTGAATACCATTACTCTGCGCCGCATTCACAATTTTTTGCAGTTTCTGATCGTTGCGCCCCTGCACCATGTAAATTTCAATCACACGCTGGGGTGCGCTTTTCAGCAGCGCCTGCACTGCGTGCAAGCCAAATATAAATTCACGTTTCAAAACACTTACCTTAAAAAAATCGTTAATTACCGCACCGGTATTCGCGCGAACTAGCGTTCAGAGATCCGGGTTTCGCGCTCGCGCCAAATGCGGTCTTTAACCACATAGATTTCGCGCGTCAGGCTTTCATCGGAAACAAAATGCTCGCTTTGCAGCCAGCAATCACTTCGTTGTCTTAGCCTTAGCCACCGGCTTTTTAGCAGTTGGCGCCGCAGCCCGAGCGACAGCCTTGCCTTTTGTCGCTCCTGACGGCGACGGTTGAACTGTTGCTGGCGCTGCCTTGCTTGTAGCTTTCGCATTTTTACGGCCATGACTCACCTCACTTGCAGCCTTAGTGGTTTTTTTGGCGGGCA
Coding sequences within it:
- the rlmB gene encoding 23S rRNA (guanosine(2251)-2'-O)-methyltransferase RlmB translates to MKREFIFGLHAVQALLKSAPQRVIEIYMVQGRNDQKLQKIVNAAQSNGIHCQVVNRNKLDELVSDENHQGVVAVCTPGETYDETWLFNLLDNLNEPAFLLILDGVTDPHNLGACMRSAEAAGVHAVIAPKDKSAGLTPIARKVACGAAEVLPFVPVTNLARTLKKLQEKGIWLFGAAGDAEHSIYQSNLKGPIGILMGAEGDGLRRLTQDTCDHLMNIPMAGTVSSLNVSVATGICLFEAVRQRRS